One window of the Desulfurellaceae bacterium genome contains the following:
- a CDS encoding CoA transferase: MAGALDGIKVLELTRVGPGAFCTMMLADMGAEVLKIEAPPSGKLAGSGASPTPDQAKKLATNFTNRNKKSITLNLKEAAGQAVLQDLAKDHDVLVEGFRPGVMGRLGGDYDTLSQLNPRLVYCSLSGFGQDGPYRDYPAHDLNYLALSGVLNLIGQPEGPPAIPLNIIADYAGASMHGVTGIMFALFARERTGKGQLVDVSYLDTTISLLAATPNVRDYFADGTMPGRGKGVFGGGFAYYSVYNTKDNKQLSIGCTEPWLWNNLCDALDRPDWKDCGMKAGDFSQTTTERHQQVRQELQAVLMTKTCDEWYDFLTKADVCVGKVYDVPEVFDDPQVRHRQMAVELDHPQAGKVTQAGVAVKLSDTPGSIRSFAPSIGQHTQEVLDSLGYSADKIAALRDKRVV; the protein is encoded by the coding sequence ATGGCGGGAGCATTAGACGGAATCAAAGTCCTGGAGCTGACCCGGGTGGGACCTGGGGCGTTCTGCACCATGATGCTGGCGGACATGGGCGCCGAGGTGCTCAAGATCGAGGCGCCGCCGTCGGGCAAACTGGCCGGCTCGGGCGCGTCGCCGACCCCCGATCAGGCCAAGAAGCTGGCCACCAATTTCACCAACCGCAACAAAAAAAGCATCACCCTCAACCTCAAGGAAGCCGCCGGACAGGCCGTCCTGCAAGACCTGGCCAAAGACCATGACGTGCTGGTCGAGGGCTTTCGACCCGGGGTGATGGGGCGCCTGGGCGGCGATTACGACACGCTCAGCCAGCTCAACCCGCGCCTGGTGTACTGCTCGCTGAGCGGCTTTGGCCAGGACGGGCCGTACCGGGACTATCCGGCCCACGACCTGAACTATCTGGCCCTCAGCGGGGTGCTCAACCTGATCGGTCAGCCCGAGGGGCCGCCGGCCATTCCGCTCAATATCATCGCCGACTACGCCGGGGCGTCCATGCACGGCGTGACCGGCATCATGTTTGCGCTGTTCGCCCGGGAGCGCACCGGCAAGGGCCAGCTGGTCGACGTGTCCTACCTCGACACCACCATCTCCCTGCTGGCGGCCACGCCCAATGTGCGCGACTATTTTGCCGACGGAACCATGCCGGGCCGGGGCAAGGGCGTTTTTGGCGGCGGGTTTGCCTACTACAGCGTCTACAACACCAAAGACAACAAGCAGCTCAGCATCGGCTGTACCGAGCCGTGGCTGTGGAACAACCTGTGTGACGCGCTGGACCGCCCGGACTGGAAAGACTGCGGCATGAAGGCTGGCGACTTCTCGCAAACCACGACCGAGCGGCACCAGCAGGTGCGCCAGGAACTCCAGGCCGTGCTGATGACCAAAACCTGCGACGAGTGGTATGACTTTTTGACCAAGGCCGACGTGTGTGTGGGCAAGGTCTACGACGTGCCGGAGGTCTTTGACGATCCCCAGGTCCGCCACCGTCAGATGGCGGTCGAACTCGACCACCCCCAGGCCGGCAAGGTGACCCAGGCCGGCGTTGCGGTCAAGCTGTCCGACACCCCGGGCTCCATCCGCTCCTTTGCCCCGTCAATCGGTCAGCATACCCAGGAAGTGCTGGACAGCCTGGGCTATAGCGCGGACAAAATCGCCGCGCTGCGCGACAAACGGGTGGTGTGA
- a CDS encoding DEAD/DEAH box helicase family protein → MRLRFDLGTVVVDEPPHDFQAPPFLHWDGRVDRWRAQAHHYRSLLEHLKGTGLECRNAAPAYPTLTLSSRLEHDPHPFQTEALAAWQRAARRGVVVLPTGAGKSQVGQMAIASVQRGTLVVAPTIDLMNQWYDLLCAAFGEDIGLIGGGYYEPQALTVTTYDSAYRHMDRLGNRWGLVIFDECHHLPGEMYSHAAQMCLAPYRLGLTATPERADGRHVLLDDLIGPQVYAKGIKELSGEYLADYVTERITVHLTPEEEAEYRQARGRFYDFIVDHGIVLDGLAGWHRFIRESARSRKGRQALLAHQRSKKLALGTSAKLRTLDFLLKKHARERTLIFTSDNDTVYAISAAFLIPAITHHTPTKERKAILEGFNRGDYLALATSKVLNEGVNVPEASVAVILSGSGSTREHVQRLGRVLRKREGKQAVLYEVITAGTVEEGISRRRRQHAAYQNDER, encoded by the coding sequence ATGCGCCTCCGCTTCGACCTCGGCACTGTGGTGGTGGACGAGCCGCCGCACGACTTCCAGGCGCCGCCCTTCCTGCACTGGGACGGCCGGGTTGACCGCTGGCGGGCCCAGGCCCACCACTATCGTTCGCTGCTCGAACACCTCAAAGGGACCGGCCTTGAATGCCGCAACGCAGCCCCGGCCTATCCGACGCTGACACTCAGCAGCCGTCTTGAACACGACCCGCATCCGTTTCAGACCGAGGCCCTGGCCGCCTGGCAGCGGGCCGCACGACGGGGGGTGGTTGTCCTGCCGACCGGCGCGGGTAAGAGCCAGGTCGGCCAGATGGCGATTGCCAGCGTGCAGCGCGGGACTCTGGTGGTTGCCCCGACCATCGACCTCATGAACCAGTGGTATGACCTGCTGTGCGCAGCCTTCGGCGAAGACATCGGGCTGATCGGCGGTGGCTATTACGAGCCCCAGGCCCTGACCGTCACCACCTACGACAGCGCCTACCGCCACATGGACCGCCTCGGCAACCGCTGGGGGCTGGTGATTTTTGACGAGTGTCACCATTTGCCGGGCGAGATGTACAGCCACGCCGCCCAGATGTGTCTGGCCCCGTATCGGCTGGGGCTGACCGCCACCCCGGAGCGGGCCGACGGCCGACACGTCCTGCTCGACGATCTGATCGGCCCCCAGGTGTACGCCAAGGGCATCAAGGAGCTGTCCGGGGAGTATCTGGCCGACTATGTGACCGAGCGCATCACCGTGCACCTGACCCCGGAGGAGGAGGCCGAGTACCGTCAGGCCAGAGGCCGGTTTTACGACTTCATTGTCGATCACGGCATTGTGCTGGACGGCCTGGCCGGCTGGCACCGCTTCATCCGCGAGAGTGCCCGTAGCCGCAAGGGCCGCCAGGCTCTGCTGGCCCACCAGCGCTCAAAGAAACTGGCCCTGGGCACCTCGGCCAAGCTCCGCACCCTGGACTTCCTGCTCAAAAAACACGCCCGGGAACGGACGCTCATCTTTACCAGCGATAACGATACGGTGTATGCGATTTCGGCCGCGTTTTTGATTCCGGCCATCACCCACCACACCCCGACCAAGGAGCGCAAGGCCATTCTGGAAGGCTTTAACCGGGGCGACTACCTGGCCCTGGCCACCTCAAAAGTCTTGAACGAGGGCGTCAACGTGCCGGAGGCGAGTGTGGCGGTCATTCTGTCCGGCTCGGGCTCGACCCGGGAACACGTCCAGCGGCTGGGCCGGGTCTTGCGTAAACGCGAGGGCAAACAGGCTGTGCTGTACGAGGTCATCACCGCCGGCACGGTCGAAGAGGGCATCAGCCGGCGACGGCGGCAACACGCAGCGTATCAAAATGACGAACGCTGA